One window of the Sphaerochaeta associata genome contains the following:
- the metH gene encoding methionine synthase — translation MNRTEYLKSLLSQRIVLLDGAMGTMIQSQGLGIDDYTLDGLAAFGCNEVLNLTRGEVIFSIHRQYLEAGADIIETNTFCANAFNLAEYGLQDQVQTINQAACEIAREAAADFEAVNAGYVFVAGVIGPTNRSLSFSPKMEDPAYRQSDFSDFHAMYLQQARVLVQGGVDLILIETVFDTLAAKSAILACIDAMGEEGRTIPIMVSVTFSDQSRRTLSGQTLDAFVTSLGAFPLFSLGLNCSTGPQEMLPLLQELDAICPFYVSAHPNAGFPDKEGHYTLTPQQMETQLSPLLEEGRLNILGGCCGTTPAHIAALKKASLQAVPRSKPQAPHALQLSGLDAITVKENTLLVIGERTNVAGSRKFARLIKEEKWEEALAVARLQVAQGARVLDICMDASMLDAKESMRSFLRHIAGDPSVSKAALMIDSSDWSVIEEALGEVQGRGIVNSISLKEGEESFVSHAKHIARYGHAMVVMLFDEEGQAATYERKMAIAERSHALLLSAGIREQDIIFDANVLSIATGIEEHDTYARDFILATRELKRRYPLCHTSGGVSNLSFSFRGNEKVRTAMHAVLLSLADLDMAIINPASLLDAERLDEKTRTIIEKALLAEDEDLAQNRANLIALALAMQEDESPQSKMADRKERSAGERLFDAVLAGDHTYLEQDLKELEAENPLTLVEGTLMDGMKEVGRLFGLGKLFLPQVVRSARTMKLAVDILQPRIAEYLKQNNNESGSQKRPVAVMATVKGDVHDIGKNIVNLILRCNGFEVIDLGVMVPPLTIWEAAVANKADLVGLSGLITPSLKEMEAVITLFEQKGSSIPIFVGGATTSEIHTAVKLAVLYSASVIQTKDASAMALAAKQVVGPDKEAFKRGLNAVYQDLRQAHHMPKDGAKVQSAYAESLQKSSQKQTGSKARTYGVFTKTDFHLGDLAAGINWRMYCSAWKVPFDSEEGRNLITEAKHLLAESEVIRLFETGCKIVYGLFPASSDRLQVQVGDASFFFLRDEESGLCLADFIAVDDTVGLFVSTSSLSLEPYLKQLEAEGKTMQLLSLKLLADRLAEVLAEQAQIQLKRLWGSDELSFIRPAPGYPSWNDHSEKQTLFSLLAATKTIQVRLTESFAMDPPSSVCGLLIGGENLRYFALKQVSEEQKALYARRKGVSIETLATLLSGMEY, via the coding sequence ATGAATAGAACGGAGTACCTGAAGAGCCTGCTTTCCCAGCGCATCGTATTGCTTGACGGGGCGATGGGGACCATGATCCAAAGTCAGGGATTGGGCATCGATGATTACACGCTCGACGGCTTGGCCGCCTTTGGATGCAATGAGGTGCTCAACCTCACCCGTGGCGAGGTGATATTCTCAATCCATCGGCAATACCTTGAGGCAGGGGCCGATATCATCGAGACCAATACCTTTTGTGCCAATGCCTTTAATCTGGCGGAGTATGGTCTGCAGGACCAGGTTCAGACCATCAACCAGGCAGCTTGTGAAATTGCACGCGAAGCCGCTGCCGATTTTGAGGCGGTCAATGCAGGCTACGTATTTGTTGCAGGCGTCATCGGACCAACCAATCGTTCCCTCTCTTTCTCTCCCAAGATGGAGGACCCCGCCTATCGGCAGAGTGATTTCTCCGATTTCCATGCCATGTACCTCCAGCAGGCGCGTGTGCTCGTCCAAGGAGGCGTCGATCTGATTCTGATCGAAACCGTCTTCGATACGCTCGCGGCCAAGAGTGCCATCCTCGCATGCATCGATGCCATGGGTGAGGAGGGAAGGACCATTCCCATTATGGTCAGCGTCACCTTCAGCGACCAAAGCCGGAGAACCCTCAGCGGTCAGACCCTTGATGCATTTGTAACAAGTCTTGGAGCGTTTCCCCTCTTCAGCCTGGGGCTGAACTGCTCGACCGGACCACAGGAGATGCTTCCCCTCCTGCAGGAGCTTGATGCAATCTGCCCGTTTTACGTCTCCGCCCATCCCAATGCAGGCTTTCCCGATAAGGAGGGGCATTACACCCTTACCCCGCAGCAGATGGAAACCCAGCTTTCACCACTCTTGGAGGAAGGAAGGCTCAATATTCTTGGAGGTTGCTGTGGCACCACCCCGGCCCATATTGCCGCTCTGAAGAAAGCCTCCCTGCAGGCAGTACCCAGAAGTAAGCCTCAAGCTCCTCATGCCTTGCAGCTCAGCGGTCTCGATGCAATCACCGTCAAAGAGAACACCCTGCTGGTAATCGGGGAGCGTACCAACGTCGCCGGTTCACGCAAATTTGCCCGTCTGATCAAAGAGGAGAAGTGGGAGGAGGCTCTTGCCGTTGCCCGTCTGCAGGTAGCCCAGGGCGCCCGGGTTTTGGATATCTGCATGGATGCCTCCATGCTTGATGCAAAAGAGAGCATGCGCTCGTTTTTACGTCATATCGCCGGCGATCCCTCGGTGAGCAAGGCGGCCTTGATGATCGACTCCTCCGATTGGTCGGTAATCGAAGAAGCCCTGGGTGAAGTGCAGGGCAGGGGAATAGTAAACTCCATCAGTCTGAAGGAAGGTGAGGAAAGCTTCGTCAGCCATGCCAAGCACATTGCCCGTTACGGGCATGCCATGGTGGTCATGCTTTTTGACGAAGAGGGGCAGGCTGCCACCTATGAGCGAAAGATGGCCATTGCCGAGCGCAGCCATGCCTTGCTCCTTTCTGCTGGTATCAGGGAGCAGGACATCATCTTTGATGCTAATGTGCTTTCCATCGCCACCGGTATTGAAGAGCATGACACCTATGCCCGTGATTTCATCCTTGCCACGCGAGAGCTGAAGCGGCGCTATCCCTTGTGCCATACAAGCGGCGGGGTCTCCAATCTCAGTTTTTCCTTCAGGGGCAATGAGAAGGTCAGGACAGCGATGCATGCCGTGTTGCTCTCTCTTGCAGACCTGGATATGGCAATCATCAACCCTGCCTCTCTTCTGGATGCAGAGCGCTTGGACGAAAAGACGCGTACCATCATCGAGAAAGCCCTGCTTGCAGAGGATGAGGACCTGGCGCAGAACCGCGCCAATCTGATTGCTCTTGCACTGGCGATGCAGGAGGATGAGAGTCCGCAGAGCAAAATGGCCGACCGTAAAGAACGAAGTGCAGGCGAGCGTCTGTTCGACGCCGTCCTTGCAGGAGACCACACGTATCTGGAGCAGGACCTGAAGGAACTTGAAGCGGAGAATCCTCTGACCTTGGTGGAAGGAACGCTGATGGATGGGATGAAGGAGGTAGGCCGGCTTTTTGGTCTGGGTAAGCTGTTCCTCCCTCAGGTGGTACGAAGTGCACGGACGATGAAGCTTGCTGTTGATATCCTCCAACCGCGTATTGCAGAGTATTTAAAGCAGAATAACAATGAATCAGGTAGTCAAAAGAGGCCGGTTGCGGTGATGGCTACAGTCAAGGGTGATGTGCATGACATCGGCAAGAACATCGTCAACCTAATCCTTCGATGCAACGGCTTTGAGGTGATCGACCTTGGAGTCATGGTACCTCCCCTGACTATCTGGGAAGCCGCGGTCGCCAATAAGGCGGACTTGGTCGGCTTAAGCGGTTTGATCACTCCATCGCTGAAAGAGATGGAGGCTGTCATTACGTTGTTTGAGCAAAAGGGCTCTTCCATTCCCATTTTTGTGGGGGGCGCCACCACCAGTGAAATCCATACCGCAGTCAAGCTGGCGGTCCTCTACTCCGCCTCGGTGATCCAGACCAAGGATGCATCGGCAATGGCCTTGGCTGCCAAGCAGGTGGTGGGGCCGGATAAGGAAGCCTTCAAGCGAGGTTTGAATGCTGTCTACCAGGACCTGAGACAAGCTCATCACATGCCCAAGGATGGAGCCAAGGTTCAATCGGCCTATGCAGAGTCTCTACAGAAGAGCAGTCAGAAGCAGACGGGATCCAAAGCCAGGACCTATGGGGTGTTTACCAAGACCGATTTCCATCTTGGTGATTTGGCGGCCGGCATCAATTGGCGCATGTACTGTTCTGCATGGAAAGTCCCGTTTGACAGCGAGGAGGGAAGGAACCTCATTACCGAGGCGAAGCATCTTCTTGCCGAGAGCGAGGTCATCCGCCTCTTCGAAACCGGATGCAAAATCGTCTATGGCTTGTTTCCTGCCTCCAGCGACCGCTTGCAGGTGCAGGTGGGTGATGCTTCCTTCTTCTTTCTTCGTGACGAGGAAAGCGGACTCTGTCTGGCGGATTTCATCGCAGTCGATGATACGGTGGGACTGTTTGTTTCCACCTCATCGCTGAGCCTCGAGCCCTATCTGAAGCAATTGGAAGCCGAAGGAAAAACCATGCAGCTGCTCAGCCTCAAGCTGCTTGCCGACCGGCTGGCCGAAGTATTGGCCGAGCAAGCCCAAATCCAATTGAAGCGGCTGTGGGGATCTGATGAGCTCTCATTCATAAGACCGGCTCCCGGCTACCCGTCCTGGAACGACCACAGCGAGAAACAAACGCTATTCTCCCTGCTGGCTGCGACAAAGACCATTCAAGTCCGCCTGACCGAGAGCTTTGCCATGGATCCACCTTCATCGGTATGCGGTCTGCTCATCGGAGGGGAAAATCTTCGTTACTTTGCCTTAAAGCAGGTAAGTGAAGAGCAGAAAGCCCTGTATGCAAGGAGAAAAGGGGTGTCGATAGAGACGCTTGCCACACTGCTCAGTGGTATGGAATACTGA
- the metF gene encoding methylenetetrahydrofolate reductase [NAD(P)H] encodes MQVIDILNQAKRPLFTFELVPPLKGGDVQTLLETVRQLSRFEPAYINVTNHQQEVVYIERPDGLLERRTVRKRPGTIALSALIQYTFNIPVVAHLICGGMDQDELEDALVELNFLGIENVLALRGDPPNGEKRFVPVKGGYEHSSELVSQISDLNRGKYLDQDLQNAQKTHFCTGVAGYPEKHAEAPNLERDIEMLKYKVDCGADYIVTQMFFDNAVYYRFVDACRKAGITVPIIPGLKPIGSKRDLATIPQTFHVDFPSELVELLSKATKLSEIREIGVHWCTLQTKDLLAHGVPGVHFYTLGKAESVASVVRSCY; translated from the coding sequence ATGCAAGTAATCGATATACTCAACCAAGCGAAGCGCCCTCTTTTCACCTTCGAACTGGTACCTCCCCTCAAGGGTGGTGATGTCCAGACTCTTTTGGAGACGGTGCGTCAGCTCTCCCGCTTCGAGCCGGCGTATATCAATGTCACCAACCATCAGCAGGAAGTTGTATACATCGAACGTCCCGACGGCCTTTTGGAACGCAGGACGGTGAGAAAAAGACCGGGGACCATCGCCCTCTCGGCCTTGATCCAATACACCTTCAATATTCCGGTAGTGGCACACCTGATCTGCGGTGGCATGGACCAAGACGAGCTGGAGGATGCCCTGGTTGAGCTGAACTTCCTGGGTATTGAAAATGTACTTGCACTTCGCGGTGATCCCCCCAACGGGGAGAAGCGGTTTGTTCCGGTCAAGGGAGGGTATGAACACTCCAGCGAGCTGGTCTCCCAGATCAGTGATTTGAACCGGGGAAAGTACCTGGACCAGGATTTGCAGAATGCCCAGAAGACCCACTTCTGCACAGGGGTTGCAGGTTATCCTGAAAAGCATGCCGAGGCTCCGAACCTGGAGCGCGATATCGAGATGCTGAAGTACAAAGTAGACTGCGGTGCCGACTACATTGTCACCCAGATGTTCTTCGACAATGCGGTATACTACCGCTTCGTCGATGCCTGCAGAAAAGCCGGTATTACCGTTCCCATCATCCCGGGGCTCAAGCCCATCGGGAGCAAACGGGATTTGGCCACCATCCCCCAAACCTTCCATGTCGACTTTCCCTCGGAGCTGGTGGAACTGCTCTCAAAGGCCACCAAGCTCTCCGAGATTCGTGAGATCGGGGTGCATTGGTGTACGCTTCAGACCAAGGACCTGCTTGCCCATGGAGTACCGGGGGTGCATTTCTACACCCTTGGGAAGGCTGAATCGGTTGCAAGCGTGGTACGTTCCTGCTATTAA